In Actinacidiphila yeochonensis CN732, a genomic segment contains:
- a CDS encoding TetR/AcrR family transcriptional regulator has protein sequence MATADEGGGSRAGRPGRPRSESRRAAILSAAGDLMMEGGLRAATMEAIAARAGVSKATVYKWWPSRGAVALEGFVRRAAGCWTPPAGAGAVQSLRFLVVAAVRLFTTTPAGPLMRSLAADAQSDPEIARALREQWLGPRRAVAAEVIRRGMREGELRAGLDVEATLDLLFAPVYYRLLLGHAPLTEEFAAACVDQLMAGVRAVPAETGGEARP, from the coding sequence GTGGCGACCGCGGACGAGGGCGGCGGGAGCAGGGCCGGGAGGCCGGGACGGCCGCGCAGCGAGTCGCGGCGGGCGGCCATCCTCTCCGCGGCCGGGGACCTCATGATGGAGGGCGGCCTGCGTGCCGCCACCATGGAGGCCATCGCGGCCCGCGCCGGAGTGAGCAAGGCGACCGTCTACAAGTGGTGGCCCTCCCGCGGCGCGGTGGCCCTTGAGGGGTTCGTGCGGCGGGCCGCCGGCTGCTGGACGCCGCCGGCGGGCGCCGGTGCCGTGCAGTCGCTGCGGTTCCTGGTGGTCGCCGCGGTCCGGCTGTTCACCACCACGCCGGCGGGGCCGCTGATGCGCTCGCTGGCCGCCGACGCGCAGTCCGACCCGGAGATCGCGCGGGCGCTGCGCGAACAGTGGCTGGGGCCGCGCCGGGCGGTGGCCGCCGAGGTGATCCGGCGCGGGATGCGCGAGGGCGAACTGCGGGCCGGCCTCGACGTGGAGGCCACCCTGGACCTGCTCTTCGCCCCCGTCTACTACCGGCTGCTGCTCGGCCACGCCCCGCTGACCGAGGAGTTCGCGGCGGCCTGCGTGGACCAGCTGATGGCGGGCGTCCGCGCCGTCCCCGCTGAGACCGGGGGAGAGGCCCGCCCGTAG
- a CDS encoding MFS transporter, producing the protein MSSPTPPGTTTEALAAGRQPAEPAGLPRSLRWTILVLAFACGASVANLYYAQPLLGELGRAFSVSQGAATVIVTVTQVGYAIGLAFFLPLGDLLENRRLAWRTLLVTAVALAVAAAAPDFWVFLAMSALVGVSSVVAQVLVPLAAHLSPPHMRGRLVGQVMSGLLLGIMLARSVSSFAAAAWGWRSIYAISAGVMLFTALVLARMLPRRQPEHSAGYGSLLASVVVLARTQPVLIRRALSQASMFAAFTAYWTAISYELADRHHMSQNGIAVFALVGAAGAIAAPVAGRLGDAGHGPVARAGATALGAGAMVLAGLGAGSVVLLAVAAVLLDFAVQGHQVLSQRDIYALAPTARARVNSVYMTSVFLGGAVSSAATGAVHTAWGWTGVTVMALLFTLVALAIRLTERAPHRSGH; encoded by the coding sequence ATGAGCAGCCCCACCCCGCCCGGCACGACCACCGAGGCCCTCGCGGCCGGTCGGCAGCCCGCCGAGCCCGCCGGGCTGCCGCGCTCGCTGCGCTGGACGATCCTCGTCCTGGCCTTCGCCTGCGGTGCCAGCGTGGCGAACCTCTACTACGCCCAGCCGCTGCTGGGCGAGCTGGGCCGCGCCTTCTCGGTCAGCCAGGGCGCCGCCACCGTCATCGTCACCGTCACCCAGGTCGGGTACGCGATCGGCCTGGCCTTCTTCCTGCCGCTGGGCGACCTGCTGGAGAACCGGCGGCTGGCGTGGCGCACCCTGCTGGTGACCGCCGTCGCGCTCGCGGTCGCCGCGGCCGCCCCGGACTTCTGGGTGTTCCTGGCGATGTCCGCGCTGGTCGGCGTCTCCTCCGTGGTCGCGCAGGTGCTGGTGCCGCTGGCCGCGCACCTGTCGCCGCCGCACATGCGCGGCCGCCTGGTCGGCCAGGTGATGAGCGGCCTGCTGCTGGGCATCATGCTGGCCCGTTCCGTGTCCAGCTTCGCCGCCGCGGCCTGGGGCTGGCGCAGCATCTACGCGATCTCCGCCGGCGTGATGCTCTTCACCGCGCTGGTGCTGGCCCGGATGCTGCCGCGCAGGCAGCCCGAGCACTCGGCCGGCTACGGCTCGCTGCTGGCGTCGGTGGTGGTGCTCGCCCGCACCCAGCCGGTGCTGATCCGCCGTGCCCTCTCCCAGGCGTCGATGTTCGCCGCGTTCACCGCGTACTGGACGGCGATCTCCTACGAACTCGCCGACCGCCACCACATGTCGCAGAACGGCATCGCGGTCTTCGCCCTGGTCGGGGCGGCCGGCGCGATAGCCGCGCCGGTGGCCGGCCGGCTCGGCGACGCCGGCCACGGTCCGGTCGCCCGGGCCGGCGCGACAGCGCTCGGCGCCGGGGCGATGGTGCTGGCCGGTCTCGGCGCGGGCAGCGTGGTGCTGCTGGCGGTGGCCGCCGTCCTGCTGGACTTCGCCGTGCAGGGGCACCAGGTGCTCAGCCAGCGCGACATCTACGCGCTCGCCCCGACCGCCCGGGCCCGCGTCAACTCCGTCTACATGACCAGCGTCTTCCTCGGCGGCGCCGTGTCCTCGGCCGCCACCGGCGCGGTCCACACGGCGTGGGGCTGGACCGGGGTGACCGTCATGGCCCTGCTGTTCACCCTCGTGGCGCTCGCGATCCGCCTCACCGAGCGCGCCCCGCACCGCTCCGGCCACTGA
- a CDS encoding universal stress protein, whose product MEGFELGCDGPSVVVVGVDGSDGSWRALHYAVGLARRQRSTVLAVFAVTVALAPDGTPLGQGGWEAEAAPGLRDEVAELAREYGVSTEFVCCSGEPVLVLAALAAERRADAVVVGASRAFGRRLFGSKAVRAVRRVTCPITVVP is encoded by the coding sequence GTGGAGGGTTTCGAACTCGGCTGCGACGGGCCGTCGGTGGTCGTCGTCGGCGTTGACGGCTCCGACGGCTCGTGGCGGGCGCTGCACTACGCCGTCGGCTTGGCGCGCCGCCAACGCAGCACGGTGCTGGCGGTCTTCGCGGTGACCGTCGCGCTCGCCCCGGACGGCACGCCGCTGGGCCAGGGCGGGTGGGAAGCCGAGGCGGCGCCGGGCCTGCGGGACGAGGTGGCCGAACTGGCCCGCGAGTACGGGGTGTCCACCGAGTTCGTCTGCTGCTCGGGGGAGCCCGTGCTGGTGCTCGCCGCGCTGGCGGCGGAACGGCGGGCCGACGCGGTCGTGGTCGGCGCCAGCCGTGCCTTCGGCCGCCGCCTGTTCGGCTCCAAGGCGGTACGGGCGGTGCGCCGGGTCACCTGCCCCATCACGGTGGTGCCGTGA
- a CDS encoding MarR family winged helix-turn-helix transcriptional regulator gives MEGAEAAEGAEGTDAESADSDSDSDSDSDGHGLRSAVAVHGLLASLLRHAPRDLSLTSLGVLSTLDRCGPRRVTELAALEGVTQPSVTTLVNSLERAGYAERRADPADRRVVLVALTPEGAEYLHSRRRTSAETYARLIARLTPEQGAALAEAVPALERLRELDDEEREPGTPASGPRRPDEPGPDAPGPGLLPPAEEEAEPGA, from the coding sequence GTGGAGGGCGCAGAGGCCGCAGAGGGCGCAGAGGGCACGGACGCCGAGAGCGCTGACTCCGACTCCGACTCCGACTCCGACTCCGACGGGCACGGGCTGCGGTCGGCGGTCGCCGTGCACGGCCTCCTGGCCTCGCTGCTGCGGCACGCCCCGCGCGACCTCAGCCTCACCTCGCTGGGCGTCCTGTCGACGCTCGACCGCTGCGGTCCCCGCCGGGTGACCGAGCTGGCCGCGCTCGAAGGGGTCACCCAGCCGTCCGTCACCACGCTCGTCAACAGTCTGGAGCGGGCCGGATACGCCGAGCGCCGTGCCGACCCCGCCGACCGCCGGGTCGTCCTGGTGGCCCTGACCCCCGAGGGCGCGGAGTACCTGCACAGCCGGCGCCGGACCAGCGCCGAGACCTACGCCCGGCTCATCGCCCGGCTCACCCCCGAGCAGGGCGCGGCGCTGGCCGAGGCCGTGCCGGCGTTGGAACGGCTGCGCGAGCTGGACGACGAGGAGCGCGAGCCCGGCACCCCCGCGTCCGGCCCGCGCCGACCCGACGAGCCCGGACCCGACGCGCCCGGGCCGGGCCTGCTGCCGCCTGCCGAGGAGGAGGCGGAGCCCGGGGCGTAG
- a CDS encoding PPOX class F420-dependent oxidoreductase, with translation MSKPPLPADAVAMLAKPNPCVMSTLRSDGRPVTTATWYLWDDGRVLINLDEGRVRLKHLRNDPRVSLTVLDGDAWYTHISIVGHITGITEDSDLADIDRLSRQYTGKAYPVRDRKRYSAWIEVDRWHGWGAHKDNEQVG, from the coding sequence ATGTCCAAACCGCCGCTGCCCGCCGACGCCGTCGCCATGCTGGCCAAGCCCAACCCGTGCGTGATGAGCACGCTGCGCTCCGACGGCCGGCCGGTGACCACCGCCACCTGGTACCTGTGGGACGACGGCCGGGTGCTGATCAACCTGGACGAGGGCCGGGTGCGGCTGAAGCACCTGCGCAACGACCCGCGGGTGTCGCTGACCGTCCTGGACGGGGACGCCTGGTACACGCACATCAGCATCGTCGGGCACATCACCGGGATCACCGAGGACAGCGACCTGGCCGACATCGACCGGCTCTCGCGCCAGTACACCGGCAAGGCCTACCCCGTCCGCGACCGGAAGCGCTACAGCGCGTGGATCGAGGTCGACCGCTGGCACGGCTGGGGCGCGCACAAGGACAACGAGCAGGTCGGCTGA
- a CDS encoding SpoIIE family protein phosphatase, whose amino-acid sequence MGVAQGGRGDQGFVFPALAAAVVDREGRISGWSEAAARLLGFSPQAVCGRPFAGLLADADPSVGPSAGPGQPPPAAPAAPTSPAWPGTLEGRRLLRTADRGAGAGTVAVDLRALPLLPAAEPPGGERGTDRGDEPPSGTDEAFAAAAGSSLLLFAPVRRTDEWGYGVSLMHALLRQREFGVVVHGPDLRVAFSNMYPDMFGGHSPSPGEGLADVAYDHEARDVEEVLRKVLDSGQTTRIDEQRLTSPSRPGREWTLTWSALQLADARGRPAGVAAVIEDVTQEAQTRRHRDLMQHAASAIGLSLDLRRTAQELADVVVGGGLSDLAAVDLALPVLDGEEPAAALGSGPALVRVATAAVGGGWPDGLLGAGDSYPPLPEGPRMSTLQGGRVLRLPREDVVGALGSERLVRLMVPAGAHSLIVAPLTARGLMLGTVTAWRTARSPAFDGADTQLLAEIASRAALGIDNGRRYTREHAAAVALQQRLLPRADVDTPAAEVSGTYLPAGGGTGVSGDWFDTLPLPSLRTALVVGDVIGHGLSAAATMGRLRTAVQTYADLELDPGEVLSQLEALVHRLVAEAPADQRDAVGASCLFALYDATTGECAVASAGHPPPVVCAPDGTVHVPDVRPGPPLGVGGVPFQTVTFPVEPGSVIALYTDGLFQLDRYDGPDGPAALGAELAARRSSGGPLREVGRTLVDRPRSRPPRDDIALLLARTKAVDPGRIAAWSLPPRLDSVAEARAKAVRQLSEWGYEELAFTTELVVSELVTNAVRHGSGRVGLRLILDQVLVCEVSDASNTQPRLRRAAETDEGGRGLFIVAQCTTRWGCRYGAQGKTIWTEQPLSGPSL is encoded by the coding sequence ATGGGCGTAGCGCAGGGTGGTCGCGGTGACCAGGGGTTCGTCTTCCCTGCGCTGGCCGCCGCCGTCGTGGACCGCGAGGGCCGGATCAGCGGCTGGTCCGAGGCCGCCGCCCGCCTCCTCGGGTTCTCCCCGCAGGCCGTGTGCGGCCGCCCGTTCGCCGGCCTCCTCGCCGACGCCGACCCCTCCGTCGGCCCTTCCGCCGGTCCCGGGCAGCCGCCCCCCGCCGCGCCCGCCGCGCCCACGTCGCCCGCCTGGCCCGGCACCCTGGAGGGCCGCCGGCTGCTCCGTACGGCCGATCGCGGCGCCGGCGCGGGCACCGTGGCCGTCGACCTCCGCGCGCTGCCGCTCCTCCCCGCCGCCGAACCCCCCGGCGGTGAACGCGGTACCGATCGCGGTGACGAGCCTCCCAGCGGCACCGACGAGGCGTTCGCGGCCGCCGCCGGGTCCAGCCTGCTGCTCTTCGCCCCCGTCCGCCGCACCGACGAGTGGGGGTACGGCGTCTCCCTGATGCACGCGCTGCTGCGCCAGCGCGAGTTCGGCGTCGTCGTACACGGCCCTGACCTGCGGGTGGCGTTCAGCAACATGTACCCGGACATGTTCGGCGGACACAGCCCGTCCCCCGGCGAGGGGCTCGCCGACGTCGCCTACGACCACGAGGCCAGGGACGTGGAGGAGGTGCTGCGGAAGGTGCTGGACTCCGGGCAGACGACCCGGATCGACGAGCAGCGCCTGACCTCCCCGAGCCGCCCGGGCCGGGAGTGGACGCTCACCTGGTCCGCGCTCCAGCTCGCCGACGCCCGGGGCCGGCCGGCCGGTGTCGCCGCCGTCATCGAGGACGTCACCCAGGAGGCGCAGACCAGGCGCCACCGCGACCTGATGCAGCACGCCGCCTCCGCCATCGGCCTCTCCCTGGACCTGCGGCGCACCGCTCAGGAGCTGGCCGACGTGGTCGTCGGGGGCGGGCTGTCCGATCTGGCGGCCGTCGACCTCGCGCTGCCGGTGCTCGACGGTGAGGAGCCCGCGGCGGCGCTCGGCAGCGGGCCGGCGCTGGTCCGGGTCGCGACGGCGGCCGTGGGCGGCGGCTGGCCCGACGGGCTGCTGGGGGCCGGCGACTCCTACCCGCCGCTGCCCGAGGGACCGCGGATGTCGACGCTCCAGGGCGGCCGCGTGCTGCGCCTCCCCCGGGAGGACGTCGTGGGCGCGCTCGGCTCGGAGCGGCTGGTACGGCTCATGGTGCCGGCCGGCGCCCACTCGCTCATCGTGGCGCCGCTGACGGCCCGCGGCCTGATGCTGGGCACCGTGACGGCATGGCGCACCGCCCGCTCCCCGGCCTTCGACGGCGCCGACACCCAGCTCCTCGCCGAGATCGCCTCCCGCGCCGCGCTCGGCATCGACAACGGCCGCCGCTACACCCGCGAGCACGCCGCCGCGGTCGCCCTCCAGCAGCGGCTGCTGCCCCGGGCCGACGTGGACACGCCCGCGGCCGAGGTCTCCGGCACCTACCTGCCGGCCGGCGGCGGCACCGGCGTCAGCGGCGACTGGTTCGACACCCTCCCCCTGCCCTCGCTGCGCACCGCCCTCGTCGTCGGCGACGTGATCGGCCACGGCCTGTCCGCGGCCGCCACCATGGGCCGGCTGCGTACCGCCGTGCAGACCTACGCCGACCTGGAGCTGGACCCCGGGGAGGTGCTGTCCCAGTTGGAGGCATTGGTGCACCGGCTGGTCGCCGAGGCCCCCGCGGACCAGCGCGACGCGGTGGGTGCCAGCTGCCTGTTCGCGCTCTACGACGCCACCACGGGCGAGTGCGCCGTGGCCAGTGCCGGCCACCCGCCGCCGGTGGTGTGCGCGCCCGACGGCACCGTCCACGTCCCCGACGTCCGGCCCGGCCCTCCGCTCGGAGTGGGCGGGGTGCCCTTCCAGACCGTCACGTTCCCCGTGGAGCCCGGCAGCGTCATCGCCCTCTACACCGACGGGCTCTTTCAGCTCGACCGCTACGACGGCCCCGACGGCCCGGCCGCCCTCGGCGCGGAGCTGGCCGCCAGGCGCTCCTCCGGCGGGCCGCTGCGGGAGGTCGGCCGCACCCTGGTCGACCGCCCGCGCAGCCGTCCCCCGCGCGACGACATCGCGCTGCTGCTGGCCCGCACCAAGGCCGTCGACCCCGGCCGGATCGCCGCCTGGAGCCTGCCGCCGCGCCTGGACTCCGTGGCCGAGGCCCGCGCCAAGGCGGTACGGCAGCTGAGCGAGTGGGGTTACGAGGAGCTGGCGTTCACCACCGAGCTGGTCGTCAGCGAACTCGTCACCAACGCCGTACGGCACGGCTCCGGGCGCGTCGGCCTGCGGCTGATCCTCGACCAGGTGCTGGTCTGCGAGGTGTCGGACGCCAGCAACACCCAGCCCCGGCTGCGCCGCGCCGCCGAGACCGACGAGGGCGGCCGCGGCCTGTTCATCGTCGCCCAGTGCACCACCCGCTGGGGCTGCCGCTACGGTGCCCAGGGCAAGACGATCTGGACGGAACAGCCGCTCAGCGGCCCCTCCCTCTGA
- a CDS encoding Type 1 glutamine amidotransferase-like domain-containing protein has translation MTAPEPTILATSGGHRAAARTRVEFDALVHHAVELSGVHGRRPRVMYVGTAIGDNEHMAARMAEAARVSGFDLTPLALFPMPNVEDVEGAVLDQDVVWVMGGSVANLLAVWRVHGLDQVMRRAWQAGVVLAGVSAGSICWFRGGTTDSYGPRLRPVTDALGLLPYGNGVHYDTDPGRRPLLHRLVADGTLPESHCTDDGVGLVYRGTTLVEAVAEQRGKGAYRVLRDGDAAVEERLTPRLLPPVGR, from the coding sequence ATGACGGCACCCGAACCCACCATCCTCGCCACCTCCGGCGGCCACCGAGCGGCCGCGCGCACCCGGGTGGAGTTCGACGCCCTGGTGCACCACGCGGTGGAGCTGTCCGGTGTGCACGGGCGGCGGCCCCGCGTGATGTACGTGGGCACCGCGATCGGCGACAACGAGCACATGGCCGCCCGCATGGCCGAGGCCGCCCGGGTGTCCGGCTTCGACCTCACCCCGCTGGCCCTCTTCCCGATGCCGAACGTGGAGGACGTCGAGGGGGCCGTGCTCGACCAGGACGTCGTGTGGGTGATGGGCGGTTCGGTGGCCAACCTGCTGGCGGTGTGGCGGGTGCACGGCCTGGACCAGGTGATGCGCCGGGCCTGGCAGGCCGGGGTGGTACTCGCCGGGGTGAGCGCCGGCTCCATCTGCTGGTTCCGGGGCGGCACCACCGACTCCTACGGCCCGCGGCTGCGCCCGGTCACCGACGCACTCGGCCTGCTGCCCTACGGCAACGGCGTCCACTACGACACCGACCCCGGCCGCCGCCCGCTGCTGCACCGCCTGGTCGCCGACGGGACGCTGCCGGAGTCGCACTGCACCGACGACGGGGTCGGCCTCGTCTACCGGGGTACCACCCTGGTCGAGGCCGTCGCCGAACAGCGCGGCAAGGGCGCCTACCGGGTGCTGCGCGACGGGGACGCCGCGGTGGAGGAACGGCTCACGCCGCGGCTGCTGCCGCCCGTCGGGCGCTGA
- a CDS encoding DUF6480 family protein: protein MAVTTVQPGRHLADEGMGVPEDAVQRAGQAPPAESGVSALDAREPNRLTKGWVWTPLALIIFVVALFIAGTLARAISLMT from the coding sequence ATGGCCGTCACCACCGTGCAACCTGGCCGCCACCTCGCGGACGAGGGCATGGGCGTACCCGAGGACGCCGTCCAGCGTGCCGGGCAGGCACCGCCCGCGGAGTCCGGGGTCTCCGCGCTGGACGCGCGCGAACCCAACCGGCTCACCAAGGGCTGGGTCTGGACACCGCTCGCCCTGATCATCTTCGTCGTCGCGCTGTTCATCGCAGGGACCCTGGCGCGCGCCATCTCCCTGATGACCTGA
- a CDS encoding MOSC and FAD-binding oxidoreductase domain-containing protein, translating into MATLVSVNVGMPKDVPWRGRTVHTGVWKHPVEGPRRVRRLNIDGDGQGDLAGHGGEMRAVLVYQLDSLRHWARELDRDDLNPGCFGENFTVDGLPDDEVCVGDRYRVGGAVFEVTQPRVTCYRVGLRLDEPRMAALLVAHRRPGFYLRVVQEGEVAAGQEITKVADGPEGMTVAEIDGLLYLPGHRREQVERALRIPALSPGWQASMRALRDADERGGAGGGNAGLTEPAAAPPAWPGFRPLRVTEVRAESATVLSLGLADPEGRPLPRALPGQFLTVRLRPGPEAPPLVRSYSLSGDPGAGGYRISVKREPDGRASRYLHAHAAVGGELESAAPRGTFRLAEGDDPVVLASVGVGATPVLAMLHALAGSGSGRPVWWLYGARDGGEHPFAAESRRLLAALPAATTRICYSRPRPADRLGTDYTDAGRLTPALVGGLGLPAAAHAYVCGPAGFMDDLTAALAAAGLDPSRVHTEPFGSAAAITPGIGAPAAARAPHQPPGEPGTGPAVTFARSGLTVPWRPEREATLLELAEACDVPVRWSCRTGVCHTCELSLLAGSVAYSPEPVEPPAEGNALICCSTPAQGPEGVVLDL; encoded by the coding sequence ATGGCCACGCTGGTGTCGGTGAACGTCGGTATGCCGAAGGACGTGCCCTGGCGCGGCCGCACGGTCCACACCGGCGTGTGGAAGCACCCGGTGGAGGGCCCGCGCCGGGTGCGGCGGCTGAACATCGACGGCGACGGCCAGGGCGACCTGGCCGGCCACGGCGGGGAGATGCGGGCGGTGCTGGTCTACCAGCTGGACTCGCTGCGCCACTGGGCGCGGGAGCTGGACCGCGACGACCTGAACCCGGGGTGCTTCGGGGAGAACTTCACCGTCGACGGGCTGCCCGACGACGAGGTGTGCGTCGGCGACCGCTACCGCGTCGGCGGGGCCGTCTTCGAGGTCACCCAGCCCAGGGTGACGTGCTACCGGGTGGGCCTGCGGCTGGACGAGCCGCGGATGGCGGCGCTGCTGGTGGCGCACCGCCGGCCCGGCTTCTACCTCAGGGTGGTCCAGGAGGGCGAGGTGGCCGCCGGGCAGGAGATCACCAAGGTCGCCGACGGTCCGGAGGGCATGACGGTGGCGGAGATCGACGGCCTGCTCTACCTGCCCGGCCACCGCCGCGAGCAGGTGGAGCGGGCGCTGCGCATCCCCGCGCTCAGCCCCGGCTGGCAGGCCTCGATGCGGGCGCTGCGCGACGCGGACGAGCGGGGCGGCGCCGGCGGCGGCAACGCGGGCCTGACCGAGCCGGCCGCCGCGCCCCCGGCCTGGCCGGGGTTCCGGCCGCTGAGGGTCACCGAGGTGCGCGCGGAGAGCGCCACCGTGCTGTCGCTGGGGCTGGCCGACCCGGAGGGCCGCCCGCTGCCGCGGGCGCTGCCCGGGCAGTTCCTCACCGTACGGCTCCGGCCGGGCCCGGAGGCGCCGCCGCTGGTGCGCAGCTACTCGCTGTCCGGCGATCCGGGCGCGGGCGGCTACCGGATCAGCGTCAAGCGGGAGCCGGACGGCCGGGCCAGCCGCTATCTGCACGCCCACGCGGCGGTCGGCGGGGAACTGGAGTCCGCAGCGCCGCGCGGTACCTTCCGGCTCGCGGAGGGGGACGATCCGGTGGTGCTGGCCTCCGTCGGCGTGGGCGCCACGCCGGTGCTGGCGATGCTGCACGCGCTCGCCGGCTCCGGGTCCGGCCGTCCGGTGTGGTGGCTGTACGGGGCGCGCGACGGCGGCGAGCACCCGTTCGCCGCGGAGAGCCGCCGGCTGCTGGCCGCGCTGCCCGCCGCCACCACCCGGATCTGCTACAGCCGCCCCCGGCCGGCCGACCGCCTCGGCACCGACTACACCGACGCCGGCCGGCTCACCCCCGCGCTGGTGGGCGGCCTCGGCCTGCCGGCCGCGGCGCACGCGTACGTGTGCGGGCCGGCCGGGTTCATGGACGACCTGACGGCCGCGCTGGCGGCGGCCGGGCTCGATCCGTCGCGGGTGCACACCGAGCCGTTCGGGTCGGCCGCCGCGATCACCCCCGGCATCGGCGCGCCGGCCGCCGCCCGGGCCCCGCACCAGCCGCCCGGCGAGCCCGGCACCGGCCCCGCCGTCACCTTCGCCCGCAGCGGCCTGACCGTACCGTGGCGGCCGGAGCGGGAGGCCACGCTGCTGGAGCTGGCGGAGGCGTGCGACGTGCCCGTGCGCTGGTCGTGCCGCACGGGCGTGTGCCACACCTGCGAGCTGTCGCTGCTCGCGGGCTCGGTGGCGTACTCCCCCGAGCCGGTCGAGCCGCCGGCCGAGGGGAACGCGCTGATCTGCTGCTCCACCCCCGCCCAGGGGCCGGAGGGCGTGGTCCTGGACCTCTAG
- a CDS encoding winged helix-turn-helix transcriptional regulator gives MRMHNADENCGIAQAAVVMGDWWNVLVLREVARGHVRFDALAAELGLSRKVLTERLGGLVALGVLRRDLYQRRPVRYEYLLTDSGLALLPVLVALQDWGDQWVLGDGTATATAAVDGAQHSRVHALAGQRLPAGLALPATLPATVTAAATGDGGTEQAGCVPDAPAEGPGTGELPVVAPDAAATVVFCYPGTGVAWDGAIPGAAGCTLENRLFRDAWPDFRRAGVAVHGVSTQLPSEQAAFARAEGVPFPLLSDARQRLAAALRLPVFRGAGRLRLRRLVLVADRERTVRHVLFPVEDIPGAVRAALDLSSAVAAG, from the coding sequence ATGAGGATGCACAACGCCGACGAGAACTGCGGGATCGCCCAGGCCGCCGTCGTCATGGGCGACTGGTGGAACGTGCTGGTGCTGCGCGAAGTCGCACGCGGGCACGTCCGCTTCGACGCGCTCGCCGCCGAACTCGGCCTGTCCCGGAAGGTGCTGACCGAGCGGTTGGGGGGCCTGGTCGCGCTCGGCGTGCTGCGCCGCGACCTCTACCAGCGACGCCCGGTGCGCTACGAGTACCTGCTGACGGACTCCGGGCTCGCCCTGCTGCCGGTGCTGGTCGCCCTCCAGGACTGGGGCGACCAGTGGGTGCTCGGCGACGGCACCGCCACGGCCACAGCGGCAGTGGACGGCGCCCAGCACTCCCGGGTGCACGCGCTGGCAGGGCAGCGGCTGCCGGCCGGTCTCGCCCTCCCGGCCACGTTGCCGGCCACCGTGACGGCCGCCGCGACCGGGGACGGCGGTACGGAGCAGGCCGGGTGCGTCCCGGACGCTCCGGCGGAGGGGCCGGGCACCGGGGAACTGCCCGTGGTGGCGCCGGACGCGGCGGCTACCGTCGTGTTCTGCTACCCGGGCACCGGCGTGGCCTGGGACGGGGCGATCCCGGGGGCGGCGGGCTGCACCCTGGAGAACCGGCTGTTCCGCGACGCCTGGCCCGACTTCCGCCGGGCGGGCGTGGCCGTCCACGGGGTGAGCACGCAACTCCCCTCCGAGCAGGCGGCGTTCGCGCGGGCCGAAGGTGTGCCGTTCCCGCTGCTGTCGGACGCCCGGCAGCGGCTGGCGGCGGCGCTGCGGCTGCCGGTCTTCCGCGGCGCCGGCCGGCTGCGGCTGAGGCGGCTGGTCCTCGTCGCCGACCGGGAGCGGACGGTGCGGCACGTGCTGTTCCCGGTCGAGGACATCCCGGGCGCGGTCCGCGCGGCACTGGACCTGTCCTCGGCGGTCGCCGCCGGGTGA